In a single window of the Thermofilum uzonense genome:
- the cyaB gene encoding class IV adenylate cyclase, whose protein sequence is MEPIELEAKFRCNNIDALREKLQHLKAIYLDKVLMVDVYFQHPCRDFRATDEALRVRYLKSQEKREALVEMTYKGPRGEGWVKTRVELGVVVDNFDSLLTILKKLGFHEVARIKKDREFYLFNGVEVSLDKVEDLGSFVELEDKGAGEEGIKKVAETLGLKELVPETYLELYLRKQRSVIE, encoded by the coding sequence ATGGAACCTATCGAGCTAGAAGCAAAATTTAGATGCAATAATATCGATGCCTTGCGTGAGAAGCTTCAGCACTTGAAAGCCATCTATCTTGATAAGGTTCTAATGGTTGATGTTTACTTCCAACATCCATGCCGCGATTTCCGTGCTACTGACGAGGCTCTCCGAGTTAGGTACCTTAAATCCCAGGAGAAAAGAGAAGCACTTGTTGAGATGACTTATAAAGGACCAAGAGGGGAAGGGTGGGTTAAGACACGAGTAGAGCTTGGGGTTGTTGTTGATAATTTTGACTCACTTCTAACGATCTTAAAAAAGCTTGGCTTTCACGAAGTCGCCCGAATAAAGAAAGATCGTGAATTTTATCTATTCAACGGTGTCGAAGTCTCTCTTGACAAGGTAGAGGACTTGGGAAGTTTTGTAGAGTTAGAGGATAAAGGTGCGGGCGAAGAGGGTATTAAAAAGGTGGCGGAAACTCTCGGGTTGAAAGAGCTCGTACCTGAAACATATCTAGAACTTTATCTGAGAAAGCAGCGAAGTGTGATTGAATAA
- a CDS encoding NAD(P)/FAD-dependent oxidoreductase — translation MSKYDVIIVGAGIAGLTAALYAARQKLNTLVLSADLGGQLLLTQEIQNFPGFVSIGGLDLVKRVEEQAKLYGAHVIFDEVVGIEERNGVFALRTAMGNIFEADAVVLAFGKSPREMGVPGEKEFKGRGVSYCVICDAPLYRGKTVVLVGWGIHNYENIIRLRDYASKVFWVFPGEKPFDDEDLLREALSKGNVELVPRSIPVEVKGSRKVEALVVKDKSTGETRTLQVDGVFVEMGYVTKTDFLKGFVELNENGEIKVDKMCRTSRQGVFAAGDVAEMPHKQAVIAAGMGACAALSAYAYVMEKKGKKIGSVADWKHVEIPGKKESKGLSIKLR, via the coding sequence ATGTCGAAGTACGATGTTATTATCGTAGGTGCCGGTATAGCAGGTCTAACAGCCGCACTGTATGCTGCACGCCAAAAACTCAACACTCTCGTTTTAAGCGCGGATCTTGGCGGACAGCTCCTTCTAACCCAGGAGATTCAAAACTTCCCTGGATTTGTCAGCATTGGTGGCCTGGACCTCGTAAAGCGTGTAGAGGAACAAGCAAAGCTTTACGGCGCTCATGTAATCTTCGACGAAGTAGTGGGCATAGAGGAGAGAAACGGGGTCTTTGCGCTGAGAACGGCTATGGGAAACATTTTCGAGGCTGATGCTGTTGTACTTGCTTTCGGTAAGTCCCCGAGGGAGATGGGTGTTCCAGGTGAGAAGGAATTCAAAGGAAGAGGCGTTTCATACTGTGTAATCTGCGATGCTCCGCTCTATAGGGGGAAAACAGTGGTTCTTGTGGGATGGGGTATCCACAACTATGAGAACATTATCAGGCTTCGGGACTATGCAAGCAAGGTCTTTTGGGTTTTTCCTGGTGAGAAACCGTTTGACGATGAGGATCTTCTACGTGAGGCTTTAAGCAAGGGAAACGTGGAGCTAGTACCCAGATCCATACCTGTCGAAGTTAAGGGATCTAGAAAAGTTGAAGCATTAGTCGTTAAGGACAAGAGCACTGGAGAAACAAGGACACTACAGGTAGACGGGGTCTTCGTCGAAATGGGTTACGTAACAAAGACCGATTTCCTTAAAGGCTTCGTGGAACTCAACGAAAACGGAGAAATTAAGGTTGATAAGATGTGTAGGACTAGCCGTCAAGGAGTTTTCGCAGCCGGTGATGTAGCGGAAATGCCTCACAAACAGGCAGTTATAGCTGCCGGGATGGGCGCCTGTGCGGCTCTAAGCGCCTACGCTTACGTAATGGAGAAGAAAGGAAAGAAGATTGGGAGTGTAGCTGACTGGAAGCACGTGGAGATTCCAGGTAAAAAGGAGAGTAAGGGTCTTTCAATAAAGCTTCGTTAA